In Oxobacter pfennigii, a genomic segment contains:
- a CDS encoding MFS transporter, translating to MAKLSNSQINAYGFYGFATSVGIAVPTSYLTIFMTENLLYSAALMGTTLLVARTIDFIVGLISGGIIQKANMKWGKYRSWLILLRFVVYAGCVIQFIDTSAFSTVPKMIITIIGYCMLHNSMNFIATSQYGILSVMAGSDMEDRSRLAIRGAQAMAAAMIISSAATLPFIQFLTPYVGGSNAYTIVAALFGTLFIVGNMALCKTAAPYDMQQPKDAVSAMPSVKIKDLVESVSTNKQLLVYISASSLQFIGAMSMMGIAAYYYMYVLGNFLLMSLAMTITTAFGLVSSIIGPKIGTKLGKKKAMIVGLLISTVGSLCITLFARTSLVVYIIFSCINSIAMYIYSGFGPNYVLDAGEYGYYKTGKDYRAMATGLFSMPIKIGFALGGAVSSYGLAFIGYQTGMTVTPEFVNSFMWIFGGTPALFYIAAALLMQFGYTITDEDAAKYAAANAEKLAQAAGHQN from the coding sequence ATGGCAAAGTTGAGTAATTCTCAAATCAATGCCTATGGTTTTTATGGATTTGCTACCAGTGTAGGTATAGCTGTACCGACTTCTTATCTTACGATTTTTATGACAGAAAATCTGCTTTATAGCGCAGCTCTCATGGGAACGACGTTACTGGTGGCTCGTACCATTGACTTTATAGTCGGCTTAATTTCAGGCGGAATTATCCAAAAAGCAAACATGAAATGGGGCAAATACCGCTCCTGGCTTATTTTGCTTCGTTTTGTGGTTTACGCAGGCTGTGTAATACAGTTTATAGATACTTCTGCATTTTCAACGGTGCCTAAAATGATAATTACCATTATAGGCTACTGCATGCTGCATAACTCCATGAACTTTATTGCAACATCCCAATACGGCATTCTCTCTGTCATGGCAGGAAGCGATATGGAAGACAGATCCAGGCTTGCCATAAGAGGCGCCCAGGCTATGGCTGCGGCAATGATCATATCCTCTGCCGCCACTCTTCCTTTCATACAGTTTCTGACTCCTTATGTAGGCGGCTCAAACGCATATACGATAGTTGCCGCCCTATTTGGAACATTGTTCATTGTCGGAAATATGGCGTTGTGCAAGACGGCAGCACCATATGACATGCAACAGCCAAAGGATGCGGTATCAGCTATGCCTTCCGTAAAAATAAAGGATTTAGTAGAATCCGTTTCAACAAATAAGCAGCTTCTCGTATACATTTCCGCAAGCTCTCTGCAATTTATCGGTGCCATGTCCATGATGGGTATAGCGGCATATTATTATATGTACGTTTTAGGAAATTTCCTTTTAATGTCCCTTGCCATGACCATAACAACGGCATTCGGCCTAGTTTCCAGCATAATAGGACCTAAGATAGGTACTAAGCTAGGTAAGAAAAAAGCCATGATCGTCGGTCTTTTAATCAGTACTGTCGGAAGCTTGTGTATAACATTGTTTGCAAGGACTTCACTTGTTGTATATATTATATTCTCCTGTATCAACTCCATAGCCATGTATATATACTCAGGATTTGGTCCCAACTACGTTTTGGATGCAGGCGAATACGGTTACTACAAGACAGGTAAGGATTACCGCGCCATGGCAACAGGACTCTTTTCGATGCCTATCAAGATAGGCTTCGCATTGGGCGGTGCCGTATCCAGCTATGGTCTTGCATTTATCGGATATCAGACGGGAATGACAGTTACACCTGAGTTTGTAAACAGCTTCATGTGGATCTTCGGCGGAACACCCGCACTGTTCTATATTGCAGCAGCACTTTTGATGCAGTTTGGCTATACCATAACCGATGAGGACGCAGCCAAATACGCTGCGGCAAATGCGGAAAAGTTGGCTCAGGCCGCAGGCCATCAAAATTAA